A single Streptomyces sp. Edi2 DNA region contains:
- a CDS encoding erythromycin esterase family protein: MPDDIARWLTEHARPLGTLTPGAPHQDLEPLGAALRDVRIVGLGESTHGTREFFRLKHRIVEFLVREAGFTTFALEAGASAARALDTYVRYGTGDPARLITRLGFWTWRTEEMLGLVEWLRAHNRGLPESRRVRFVGIDPQRCTDSLEAVAAFLRQVAPERVQDVEELQVLKQAQPASRPDPDQALLRRVEALAGFLEDHRERFARHTTADTAHEALEHARILTRAADLVTRSPEMHPGEHSVFAARDRYMADAVAGLVDDSPSARVLLWAHNGHLTKGTYGDGVPALGSRLRERYGDSYYALALLFGKGSFLARRVNDLQGPPRRNRIGTGIRSLEARLAQSVPGDYYADLRTAGPSPEAARWLHTTHLHRSFGAGVPRFAYRFHVAPLVPAEDYDGIAFVARSTCSRLLPPVQS, translated from the coding sequence GTGCCCGATGACATCGCACGCTGGCTGACCGAGCACGCCAGGCCACTCGGCACGCTGACACCGGGCGCGCCCCACCAGGACCTCGAACCGCTCGGGGCGGCGCTGCGGGACGTGCGGATCGTGGGCCTGGGCGAGTCCACCCACGGCACCCGCGAGTTCTTCCGGCTGAAGCACCGGATCGTCGAATTCCTGGTGCGCGAGGCGGGCTTCACCACCTTCGCCCTGGAGGCCGGCGCATCTGCCGCCCGGGCCCTGGACACATACGTGCGGTACGGCACCGGCGACCCCGCGCGGCTGATCACCCGCCTGGGGTTCTGGACCTGGCGTACCGAGGAAATGCTCGGCCTCGTCGAATGGCTGCGCGCCCACAACCGCGGCCTCCCCGAGAGCCGGCGGGTTCGCTTCGTCGGCATAGACCCCCAGCGCTGCACCGACTCGCTCGAGGCGGTCGCCGCCTTCCTGCGCCAGGTGGCGCCCGAGCGGGTGCAGGACGTGGAGGAACTGCAGGTGCTCAAGCAGGCCCAGCCCGCTTCCCGGCCCGACCCGGATCAGGCCCTCCTGCGCCGCGTCGAGGCACTTGCCGGCTTCCTGGAGGACCACCGGGAGCGGTTCGCCCGGCACACCACAGCGGATACCGCGCACGAGGCCCTGGAACACGCCCGGATCCTCACCCGCGCCGCCGATCTGGTGACCCGCTCTCCCGAAATGCACCCCGGGGAACACAGCGTGTTCGCCGCCCGTGACCGCTATATGGCCGACGCCGTGGCAGGGCTCGTCGACGACAGCCCCTCAGCACGCGTCCTGCTCTGGGCCCACAACGGACACCTCACCAAGGGCACATACGGCGACGGAGTGCCCGCGCTCGGCAGCAGACTCCGAGAACGCTACGGCGACAGCTACTACGCGCTGGCCCTGCTCTTCGGCAAGGGCTCCTTCCTCGCCCGCCGCGTCAACGACCTGCAGGGCCCACCGCGCCGGAACCGCATCGGCACCGGAATCCGCTCCCTCGAAGCGCGCCTCGCACAATCCGTCCCCGGCGATTACTACGCCGACCTGCGCACCGCCGGCCCCTCACCCGAAGCCGCCCGGTGGCTGCACACCACGCACCTGCACCGCAGCTTCGGTGCCGGCGTGCCGCGGTTCGCCTACCGCTTCCACGTGGCACCACTCGTCCCGGCCGAGGACTACGACGGCATCGCCTTCGTCGCCCGCTCCACCTGCTCCCGCCTCCTGCCCCCCGTGCAGAGCTGA
- a CDS encoding SDR family oxidoreductase, whose amino-acid sequence MRRPRVLVTGATGYIGGRLVPELLAAGYAVRALARTPEKLRDHPWAPDTEILRGDVTDAESVRSAMDGVEVAYYLVHALGSGRSFEDTDRRAAEIFARQARAAGVRRIVYLGGLGPRGIPERDLSPHLRSRAEVGGILLASGVPTAVLRAAVIIGSGSASFEMLRYLTERLPVMVTPSWVRTRIQPVAVRDVLRYLVGCAGLPGDVSRTFDIGGPDILTYRDMMQRYARVAGLPERLILPVPMLTPRLSSLWIGLVTPVPPGLARPLAESLRYEVVCHEHDIARYVPAPDPPGHPLAFDDALELALRRVRDAEVTTRWSNAAVLGAPSDPLPTDPDWSGGSLYTDRRERTVDAPPEVLWRVVEGIGGDNGWYSFPLAWSLRGWLDRLVGGVGLRRGRRDAGRLRVGDSLDFWRVEEVVPGRLLRLRAEMRLPGLAWLELTVGRDAEGRTRYGQRALFHPHGLTGHAYWWSISPFHAAVFGGMARNIAAAAAAEHQARPA is encoded by the coding sequence GTGCGCCGCCCCCGTGTCCTGGTCACCGGCGCCACCGGTTACATCGGCGGGCGTCTGGTCCCCGAACTGCTCGCGGCTGGATACGCCGTACGGGCGCTGGCCAGGACGCCGGAGAAGCTGCGTGACCACCCCTGGGCCCCGGACACCGAGATCCTGCGCGGCGATGTCACCGACGCCGAGTCGGTCCGTAGCGCCATGGACGGTGTCGAGGTCGCCTACTACCTGGTGCACGCCCTGGGCAGCGGCCGGAGCTTCGAGGACACCGACCGCAGGGCCGCGGAGATCTTCGCCCGGCAGGCCCGCGCCGCCGGCGTGCGCCGGATCGTCTACCTCGGCGGTCTCGGCCCCCGGGGCATCCCGGAGCGGGACCTGTCGCCCCACCTGCGCTCCCGCGCCGAGGTCGGCGGCATCCTGCTGGCCTCCGGTGTCCCCACCGCGGTCCTTCGCGCAGCCGTCATCATCGGCTCCGGCTCGGCCTCGTTCGAGATGCTGCGCTACCTCACCGAGCGGCTGCCGGTCATGGTCACGCCGAGCTGGGTGCGTACCCGCATCCAGCCGGTCGCGGTCCGCGATGTGCTGCGCTACCTCGTGGGCTGTGCCGGCCTCCCCGGTGACGTCAGCCGTACCTTCGACATCGGCGGGCCCGACATCCTCACCTACCGCGACATGATGCAGCGCTACGCACGGGTCGCCGGGCTGCCCGAACGGCTGATCCTCCCCGTCCCGATGCTCACCCCACGCCTGTCCAGCCTCTGGATCGGACTGGTCACCCCCGTGCCCCCCGGCCTGGCCCGGCCACTGGCCGAATCGCTGCGCTACGAGGTCGTCTGCCACGAGCACGACATCGCCCGCTACGTCCCCGCCCCCGACCCACCGGGCCACCCCCTCGCCTTCGACGATGCCCTGGAACTGGCGCTGCGCCGGGTACGGGACGCCGAGGTCACCACCCGCTGGTCCAACGCCGCGGTGCTCGGCGCGCCGAGCGATCCGCTGCCCACCGACCCCGACTGGTCCGGTGGCAGCCTCTACACCGACCGGCGGGAGCGGACCGTGGACGCCCCGCCCGAGGTGCTGTGGCGGGTGGTCGAGGGCATCGGCGGGGACAACGGCTGGTACTCGTTCCCGCTGGCCTGGTCGCTGCGCGGCTGGCTGGACCGGCTGGTCGGCGGGGTCGGGCTGCGCCGCGGCCGACGGGACGCGGGCCGTCTGCGGGTCGGGGACTCGCTCGACTTCTGGCGGGTCGAGGAGGTGGTCCCGGGCCGGCTGCTGCGGCTGCGCGCCGAGATGCGCCTGCCGGGGCTGGCCTGGCTGGAGCTGACGGTCGGCCGTGACGCCGAGGGCCGCACGCGCTACGGCCAGCGGGCCCTGTTCCACCCGCACGGACTGACCGGCCATGCGTATTGGTGGTCCATCTCCCCGTTCCACGCCGCGGTGTTCGGCGGGATGGCCCGTAATATCGCGGCCGCTGCGGCAGCCGAGCACCAGGCCCGCCCGGCGTGA
- a CDS encoding transglycosylase SLT domain-containing protein — MPSFTLPRAARITRTHKIAVAVLAAAGATSGLAMTAAPATAQAASAHAPAAVQPVDAKGQPGKADDAKTGRAVTASVADHVKVADVAKQHSTQQAASRSAERTDVKNYSNNLDGWIRQSLDIMKAKGIPGSYEGLHRNIMRESAGNPNAVNNWDVNAVNGVPSKGLLQVIQPTFNSYHVSGTPKNLTDPVANITAAANYAADKYGSIDKVNSAY; from the coding sequence ATGCCTAGCTTCACCCTGCCCCGCGCTGCCCGTATCACCCGCACCCACAAGATCGCCGTGGCCGTTCTGGCCGCCGCGGGTGCCACCTCGGGCCTGGCGATGACCGCGGCTCCGGCCACCGCTCAGGCGGCGTCCGCACACGCCCCGGCCGCCGTGCAGCCCGTCGATGCGAAGGGCCAGCCGGGCAAGGCCGACGACGCCAAGACCGGCCGTGCCGTGACCGCCTCGGTCGCCGACCACGTCAAGGTCGCCGACGTCGCCAAGCAGCACAGCACCCAGCAGGCCGCCAGCCGCTCCGCCGAGCGCACCGACGTCAAGAACTACTCGAACAACCTGGACGGCTGGATCCGCCAGTCCCTGGACATCATGAAGGCCAAGGGCATCCCCGGCTCCTACGAGGGCCTGCACCGCAACATCATGCGGGAGTCCGCCGGTAACCCCAACGCCGTCAACAACTGGGACGTCAACGCGGTCAACGGTGTGCCGTCCAAGGGCCTGCTGCAGGTGATCCAGCCCACCTTCAACAGCTACCACGTGTCCGGTACGCCGAAGAACCTCACCGACCCGGTTGCCAACATCACCGCCGCGGCCAACTACGCGGCCGACAAGTACGGCTCGATCGACAAGGTCAACTCGGCCTACTGA
- a CDS encoding SDR family NAD(P)-dependent oxidoreductase encodes MTTTLVTGANKGLGYETARRLIAAGHTVYVGSRDAARGRRAAGQLGAGARAVQLDVTDDASVAAAVRTIETNGGLDVLVNNAGIEVRGPDNEVAGAAEVTADMMREAFETNVFGTVRVTHAFLPLLQRSASAVVVNVSSGLASLTRVTDPDHPAAAYPGVAYPASKTAVNMITVQYAKAFPDMRINAVEPGFTKTDLNGHTGIQSVEEGAEIIVRMAQVGPDGPTGGYFDAAGPLPW; translated from the coding sequence ATGACGACAACACTGGTCACCGGAGCGAACAAGGGCCTCGGCTACGAGACCGCCCGACGCCTCATCGCGGCGGGCCACACCGTCTACGTCGGCAGCCGGGACGCGGCCCGCGGCCGCCGGGCGGCCGGGCAACTGGGTGCCGGCGCCCGGGCCGTACAGCTCGATGTCACCGACGATGCGTCCGTCGCGGCCGCGGTGCGGACCATCGAGACCAACGGCGGCCTCGACGTGCTGGTCAACAACGCGGGCATCGAGGTGCGCGGCCCGGACAACGAGGTGGCCGGCGCCGCGGAGGTCACCGCCGACATGATGCGGGAGGCCTTCGAGACCAATGTCTTCGGCACGGTACGCGTCACCCACGCATTCCTGCCGCTGCTGCAGCGGTCCGCGTCTGCGGTCGTGGTCAACGTCAGCAGCGGCCTGGCCTCCCTCACACGCGTGACCGACCCGGACCACCCCGCCGCCGCCTACCCGGGAGTCGCCTACCCGGCGTCGAAGACCGCGGTCAACATGATCACCGTGCAGTACGCGAAGGCGTTCCCTGACATGCGGATCAACGCGGTGGAGCCCGGCTTCACCAAGACGGACCTGAACGGGCACACCGGGATCCAGTCGGTGGAGGAAGGGGCCGAGATCATCGTCCGCATGGCGCAGGTGGGCCCGGACGGCCCCACCGGGGGGTACTTCGATGCGGCGGGGCCGCTGCCCTGGTAG
- a CDS encoding NAD(P)/FAD-dependent oxidoreductase has product MTEAGRARERAVVVGAGPNGLAAAVTLARSGLQVTVFEAADEIGGGVRSGELSVPGVLFDHCSSTHVMGAGSPYLRTLDLAPYGLEWLWPEIDLAHPVDSGGAGALYRSVGRTAAGLGADGPAWRRLFGPLAADAEALTDEVMRPLLKVPGHPFRLARFGLHALQPATLIAHRFRTEAGRGLFGGAAAHLFGPLSRPLGASVGLMIIAAGHRYGWPVAKGGSGAIATALAALLTEAGSRIETGVPIRSLDELPPASTVLLDLMPAAAAALIGDRLPPRVRRAYARYRPAPGAFKLDLTVEGGVPWRAEACRRAGTVHLGGGFEQIAHAEREVHLGRMPARPFLLVSQQYLADPGRSAGGLHPVSAYAHVPHGYTGDATAAMLAQFERFAPGTRERIVAATATSAAELERGNANLAGGDIIGGANTPLQLTLRPRVALDPYRTGAPGVFLCSAATPPGAGAHGMSGHNAARSALRALGRA; this is encoded by the coding sequence ATGACGGAGGCCGGGCGTGCGCGGGAGCGGGCAGTGGTGGTGGGGGCGGGGCCGAACGGTCTGGCCGCGGCGGTCACCCTGGCCCGCAGTGGGCTGCAGGTGACGGTCTTCGAGGCGGCCGACGAGATCGGCGGCGGGGTCCGCAGCGGTGAACTGTCCGTCCCCGGGGTGCTGTTCGACCACTGTTCCTCGACGCATGTGATGGGCGCCGGCTCCCCGTATTTGCGCACCCTCGATCTCGCGCCGTACGGGCTGGAGTGGCTGTGGCCCGAGATCGACCTGGCACACCCGGTGGACTCCGGAGGCGCCGGAGCGCTGTACCGGTCCGTGGGGCGGACCGCCGCCGGGCTCGGCGCCGACGGCCCCGCCTGGCGGCGGCTGTTCGGGCCGCTGGCCGCCGACGCGGAGGCGCTGACCGACGAGGTCATGCGGCCGCTCCTCAAGGTGCCCGGCCACCCGTTCCGGCTTGCCCGCTTCGGTCTGCACGCCCTGCAGCCGGCCACGCTGATCGCGCACCGTTTCCGCACGGAGGCGGGCCGCGGTCTCTTCGGCGGGGCGGCGGCCCATCTCTTCGGCCCGCTGAGCCGGCCGCTCGGTGCGTCCGTGGGGCTCATGATCATCGCGGCCGGGCACCGGTACGGCTGGCCGGTGGCCAAGGGAGGCTCCGGGGCCATCGCCACGGCGCTGGCCGCACTGCTCACCGAGGCCGGCAGCCGGATCGAGACCGGCGTCCCGATCCGCTCGCTCGATGAACTCCCGCCCGCATCCACGGTGTTGCTCGATCTGATGCCGGCCGCCGCCGCAGCGCTGATCGGCGACCGGCTGCCGCCCCGGGTACGCCGCGCCTACGCCCGCTACCGGCCCGCCCCCGGTGCGTTCAAGCTCGATCTGACGGTCGAGGGCGGGGTGCCCTGGCGCGCCGAGGCCTGCCGGCGGGCCGGAACGGTGCACCTCGGCGGCGGCTTCGAGCAGATCGCCCACGCGGAGCGGGAGGTCCATCTCGGGCGGATGCCGGCGCGGCCGTTCCTCCTGGTCTCCCAGCAGTACCTCGCCGACCCGGGCCGCTCCGCAGGTGGCCTCCATCCCGTCTCCGCGTACGCACATGTGCCGCACGGCTACACCGGCGATGCCACCGCCGCGATGCTGGCGCAGTTCGAGCGCTTTGCGCCGGGGACACGGGAACGCATCGTGGCCGCCACCGCCACCTCGGCCGCCGAGCTGGAACGGGGCAACGCCAATCTCGCCGGCGGCGACATCATCGGCGGCGCGAACACCCCGTTGCAGCTCACCCTGCGTCCCCGCGTCGCCCTCGACCCGTACCGCACCGGCGCCCCCGGGGTCTTCCTCTGCTCGGCGGCCACCCCACCGGGAGCCGGCGCCCACGGGATGAGCGGCCACAATGCGGCCCGGTCCGCGCTACGGGCGCTGGGCAGGGCCTGA
- a CDS encoding lysozyme: MPLRRSGPARRTVPLAAGTLVSLLSVLALPLALPGSATASDSEKRPAHPEQDWMGSTIVAHEGSSTGIRAGGLEPQASSRRAVSGVDVSSHNRRVHWKTLHKSGVRFAYVKASEGTSYTNPYFAQQYRGSYSSGMIHGAYHFALPDHSSGSSQAEYFADHGGDWSRDGRTLPGALDMEYNPYGATCYGKSHKSMVSWIRDFVLTYREETGRYPVIYTSTNWWKRCTGNSGKFGRTNPLWIPRYGSSVGSLPRGWEYHSIWQHTSSGHSVGDRNRFNGTYTRLKVLAKGS, encoded by the coding sequence ATGCCCTTGCGCAGATCCGGTCCGGCCCGCCGTACAGTCCCTCTTGCGGCCGGAACTCTCGTCTCTCTTCTCTCCGTGCTCGCTCTGCCCCTCGCGCTGCCCGGCTCCGCCACGGCGTCGGACTCCGAGAAGAGACCCGCCCACCCCGAACAGGACTGGATGGGTTCCACCATCGTGGCCCACGAGGGCAGCAGCACGGGCATCCGGGCAGGTGGCCTGGAGCCGCAGGCGTCGTCCAGAAGAGCCGTGTCCGGCGTCGATGTCTCCAGCCACAACCGCAGGGTCCACTGGAAGACGCTGCACAAGTCCGGGGTGCGCTTCGCGTATGTCAAGGCCAGCGAGGGGACCAGCTACACGAACCCGTACTTCGCACAGCAGTACCGGGGCTCGTACTCCTCCGGCATGATCCACGGCGCGTACCACTTCGCGCTGCCCGACCACTCCAGCGGCAGTTCCCAGGCGGAGTACTTCGCCGATCACGGCGGCGACTGGTCCAGGGACGGCAGGACGCTGCCCGGCGCGCTCGACATGGAGTACAACCCCTACGGCGCGACCTGCTACGGCAAGAGCCACAAGTCGATGGTCAGCTGGATCCGCGACTTCGTGCTGACCTACCGGGAGGAGACCGGCCGCTACCCGGTCATCTACACCTCCACCAACTGGTGGAAGCGCTGCACCGGCAACTCCGGCAAGTTCGGCAGGACGAATCCGCTGTGGATCCCCCGCTACGGCTCGTCCGTCGGCTCGCTGCCGCGCGGCTGGGAGTACCACAGCATCTGGCAGCACACCTCCTCGGGCCACTCGGTCGGCGACCGCAACCGCTTCAACGGCACGTACACCCGCCTCAAGGTCCTCGCGAAGGGCAGCTGA
- a CDS encoding spore-associated protein A — protein sequence MKRSRAIAGSAVLAVASIATMTAATTASATTKAAAYNGACGSGYSVVNSVPVTGKGTVYLTYSAKTGKNCVVTVRNSPGKPVYMYTYLSATNGGSGWVYDEGKYTSYAGPVYLPAKGICVDWGGTIETVSVNVSGSNCGRMAAGVVTHHTRH from the coding sequence ATGAAGCGTTCACGTGCCATCGCAGGATCCGCAGTGCTGGCCGTGGCGAGTATCGCCACGATGACAGCGGCCACCACCGCTTCCGCGACCACAAAGGCCGCCGCGTACAACGGAGCCTGCGGAAGCGGCTACAGCGTAGTGAATTCCGTACCGGTCACCGGAAAGGGGACCGTGTACCTGACGTACAGCGCAAAGACCGGAAAGAACTGCGTGGTGACGGTGCGGAACAGCCCGGGTAAGCCGGTGTACATGTACACGTATCTCTCCGCCACCAACGGCGGTTCCGGCTGGGTTTACGACGAGGGGAAGTACACCTCGTACGCCGGTCCCGTCTACCTGCCCGCCAAGGGCATCTGCGTGGACTGGGGCGGCACGATCGAGACGGTCAGCGTCAACGTTTCCGGCTCGAACTGCGGCCGGATGGCGGCCGGTGTCGTCACGCACCACACGCGCCACTGA